The nucleotide window CCATTTGGTGATGGTTAATAATTCCTGGTGTGTCGACAAGAACATTGCCATCTGCTAATGGGATTTCGATTTTATCAAGTGTTGTTCCCGGGAATTGTGATGTCGTGATTACATTGTTTTCTCCAGATGCTTGTTTAATGATACGATTGATAAGTGTTGATTTACCAACATTTGTACAACCAACCACATAGACATCTTGTCCGCTTCGTAATTCATCAATTTTCTCTAAAAGAGTATCGAATCCGTGGCCTTTTTCAGCGCTGACTAAAACGACATCTGTCGCCGCTAAGCCTTGCTCTTTGGCACGGGTTCTCATCCAACGTGTTAATTTATCACGTTTTAATGATTTTGGTAACACGTCTTCTTTGTTTCCAACAAGTAATACAGGGTTGCTTCCTGCAAAACGAGGAAGTCCAGGCAACCAACTGCCATCAAAATCAAAAATATCCACTACATAGACAATTAATGCCTGCTTCGAACTAATTTGATTTAAAATGCGTAAAAAATCATCATCTGTTAGCGCAACATCTTGAATTTCATTGTAATGTTTTAGACGAAAACATCTTTTACAAATAACTTGTTCATTATCGAGGGATGATTTTGGCGCGTAGCCAATTTTGTCTGGATCTTCAGTTTGAATAATCGCCCCACAACCAATACATCTTATTTCTTCTGTCAAAGTGATTCCTCCCACTTAATTTGGTTTTTCTTCGCTAATCGTTTTAAAATAACGCTTTCCATCATTCGATTTAATTTTGTCGCCATTCCATCGGTTTGTTTCACAGGACGAACAAAAATAGTTGTTAATTTTTGACGATTTCCACCGAATATATCTGTCATAATTTGATCACCAATCATCACAGTTTCTTCTGGTGTTGCATTCAGTTCTTTTAAAGCCCAGCGGAAATTAGCGCCTAAGGGTTTTTTAGCCCGCGCTAAATAAGGGACATCGATTGCTTTTGCCACACGAGCAACTCGTTCTTCGTTATTGTTAGAAAAAATCATCACTTTGATTCCTTCTTCTTTCAATATAGTAAACCAGTTGATAACTTCATCCGTTGCATCTAGTTGATCCCATGCGAGCAGCGTATTGTCAAGATCAGTTAAAATAGTAGTCTTTCCCATTTTTCGAAGCTGCTCTGCTGTTATTCCAAATGGAGTATTCAACATTTTATCTGGTGAGAATTGCTTTAACACGTATTGGCACCTCATTCTTTTATTTAGTACAGTCTATTCTATCATACATTCAATTAGACTAATAATCTATAAATTTT belongs to Listeria swaminathanii and includes:
- a CDS encoding YqeG family HAD IIIA-type phosphatase; this encodes MLKQFSPDKMLNTPFGITAEQLRKMGKTTILTDLDNTLLAWDQLDATDEVINWFTILKEEGIKVMIFSNNNEERVARVAKAIDVPYLARAKKPLGANFRWALKELNATPEETVMIGDQIMTDIFGGNRQKLTTIFVRPVKQTDGMATKLNRMMESVILKRLAKKNQIKWEESL
- the yqeH gene encoding ribosome biogenesis GTPase YqeH, whose product is MTEEIRCIGCGAIIQTEDPDKIGYAPKSSLDNEQVICKRCFRLKHYNEIQDVALTDDDFLRILNQISSKQALIVYVVDIFDFDGSWLPGLPRFAGSNPVLLVGNKEDVLPKSLKRDKLTRWMRTRAKEQGLAATDVVLVSAEKGHGFDTLLEKIDELRSGQDVYVVGCTNVGKSTLINRIIKQASGENNVITTSQFPGTTLDKIEIPLADGNVLVDTPGIINHHQMAHFIDTNTLKAITPKKEIKPAVFQLNEEQTLFLGALARLDYVSGGRKSLVVYVSNNLPIHRTKLEKAEALYENQAGLVLQPPTEEGMKTLPKLVPYSFTVKEKADIVFSGLGWVTIPEGGAKVTAWVPEGVSATIRTSLV